A single region of the Actinoplanes sp. SE50/110 genome encodes:
- a CDS encoding exopolyphosphatase has translation MKYRLVTRSDFDGLVCAVLLRHLDMIDDIMFVHPKDVQDGVVDITDRDILTNLPYDARAYQVYDHHHSETIRNEGDRSNHIIDADAPSAARVIYDHFGGRARFPKVSDDLMLAVDQADSADYGLTDILSPTGWTLLNFLMDSRTGLGRFRNFRISNYQLMMQLIDACIEHQDVHEILALPDVAERASLFHECSARFVDQLHRVTHMDGDVVVVDLRDEEVIEAGNRFMVYALFPDARVSVHIIWGRQKLNTVFACGKSILDRTSPVDIGEVMLRYGGGGHIAAGTCQVPHDESDRVEREIIDALRTERVVPV, from the coding sequence GTGAAGTACCGGCTCGTGACCCGCAGCGACTTCGACGGCCTGGTCTGCGCCGTGCTCCTGCGGCACCTCGACATGATCGACGACATCATGTTCGTGCACCCCAAGGACGTGCAGGACGGCGTCGTCGACATCACCGACCGTGACATCCTGACCAACCTGCCCTATGACGCTCGCGCCTACCAGGTCTACGACCATCACCACTCGGAGACCATCCGCAACGAGGGCGACCGCAGCAACCACATCATCGACGCCGACGCGCCGTCCGCGGCCCGCGTCATCTACGACCACTTCGGCGGCCGGGCCCGCTTCCCGAAGGTCTCCGACGACCTGATGCTCGCCGTCGACCAGGCCGACTCGGCCGACTACGGGCTGACCGACATTCTCAGCCCCACCGGCTGGACACTGCTCAACTTTCTGATGGACAGCCGCACCGGCCTCGGCCGCTTCCGCAACTTCCGGATCTCCAACTACCAGCTGATGATGCAGCTCATCGACGCCTGCATCGAACACCAGGACGTCCACGAGATCCTCGCCCTGCCCGACGTGGCCGAACGCGCCAGCCTGTTCCACGAATGCTCGGCCCGCTTCGTCGACCAGCTCCACCGGGTCACCCACATGGACGGCGACGTGGTCGTCGTCGACCTGCGCGACGAGGAGGTCATCGAGGCCGGCAACCGCTTCATGGTCTACGCGCTGTTCCCGGACGCCCGGGTGTCGGTGCACATCATCTGGGGCCGCCAGAAACTCAACACCGTCTTCGCCTGCGGCAAATCGATCCTGGACCGCACCTCCCCGGTCGACATCGGCGAGGTGATGCTCCGCTACGGCGGCGGTGGCCACATCGCCGCCGGCACCTGCCAGGTGCCCCACGACGAATCGGACCGCGTCGAACGCGAGATCATCGACGCCCTCCGCACCGAACGGGTGGTGCCGGTGTAG
- the zwf gene encoding glucose-6-phosphate dehydrogenase, which produces MDQPQLIQERSAPPATLVIFGASGDLTRRKLLPAVESLARHNRLPDQFALVGVARTPMSDEQFAESALGDRTLADKRQLAGGVRYVSGGYDDPETYKRLAETLDELDAQRGTSGNRLFYLSTPANAFEPVICGLAGAGLNQANEGSFARLVIEKPYGRDLATARELDGVVHAAFDESSVFRIDHYLGKDTVQNVLALRFANSIFQPIWDRSWVDHVQITVAETLGVGTRGGFYESAGAMRDIVQNHVLQVLALALMEPPASFGGEGLRSEKVKLLQAIRLPTDRDIADAAVRGQYTRGGTREELMAGYREEIGVDPLSRTETYAALRLNVDNWRWAGVPFYVRTGKRLPARVTEVALQFQRPPHLPIPTSQLTELDADALVLRIQPNEGISLRFGAKVPGHSFRVRTASMDFSYDQTFVEESPEAYERLLLDALVGDASLFIRSDEVEQSWRVVDPIIEHWANDRSPIPTYEAASWGPADADRLIGRNGRKWRNSI; this is translated from the coding sequence ATGGACCAACCTCAGCTCATCCAGGAGCGCAGCGCGCCGCCGGCCACACTGGTGATCTTCGGCGCGTCCGGTGACCTGACCCGGCGCAAGCTGCTGCCGGCGGTGGAGAGCCTGGCCCGCCACAACCGGCTGCCCGACCAGTTCGCACTGGTCGGCGTCGCGCGGACGCCGATGTCCGACGAGCAGTTCGCCGAGAGCGCCCTGGGCGACCGCACCCTGGCCGACAAGCGACAGTTGGCCGGTGGCGTGCGGTACGTGTCGGGCGGCTACGACGACCCGGAGACTTACAAGCGTCTGGCCGAGACGCTCGACGAGTTGGACGCGCAGCGCGGCACGTCCGGTAACCGTCTGTTCTACCTGTCGACCCCGGCGAACGCGTTCGAGCCGGTGATCTGCGGACTCGCCGGCGCCGGGCTGAACCAGGCGAACGAGGGTTCGTTCGCCCGCCTGGTGATCGAGAAGCCGTACGGGCGGGACCTGGCCACCGCGCGCGAGCTCGACGGCGTCGTGCATGCCGCGTTCGACGAGTCCAGCGTGTTCCGCATCGACCACTACCTGGGCAAGGACACCGTCCAGAACGTGCTGGCGCTGCGCTTCGCCAACTCGATCTTTCAGCCGATCTGGGACCGGTCGTGGGTCGACCACGTGCAGATCACGGTGGCCGAGACGCTGGGCGTCGGCACCCGCGGCGGATTCTACGAGTCGGCCGGCGCGATGCGCGACATCGTGCAGAACCACGTGCTCCAGGTGCTCGCGCTCGCCCTGATGGAGCCGCCCGCCTCGTTCGGCGGCGAGGGCCTGCGCAGCGAGAAGGTGAAACTGCTGCAGGCGATCCGGCTGCCCACCGACCGGGACATCGCCGACGCCGCGGTCCGCGGGCAGTACACGCGCGGCGGCACCCGCGAGGAGCTGATGGCCGGCTACCGCGAGGAGATCGGCGTCGACCCGCTGTCACGCACCGAGACGTATGCGGCGCTGCGTCTCAACGTCGACAACTGGCGCTGGGCGGGGGTGCCGTTCTACGTCCGCACCGGCAAGCGTCTCCCGGCCCGGGTCACCGAGGTGGCCCTGCAGTTCCAGCGGCCACCGCACCTGCCGATCCCGACCAGCCAGCTCACCGAACTGGACGCGGACGCCCTGGTGCTGCGCATCCAGCCCAACGAGGGCATCTCGCTGCGCTTCGGCGCCAAGGTGCCCGGCCACTCGTTCCGGGTCCGCACCGCCAGCATGGACTTCTCGTACGACCAGACCTTCGTGGAAGAGTCGCCGGAGGCGTACGAGCGTCTACTGCTGGACGCGCTGGTCGGGGACGCGTCGCTGTTCATCCGCAGTGACGAGGTGGAGCAGTCGTGGCGGGTCGTCGACCCGATCATCGAGCACTGGGCGAACGACCGCTCGCCGATCCCGACCTACGAGGCGGCCTCCTGGGGACCGGCCGACGCGGACCGGCTGATCGGGCGTAACGGTCGGAAATGGCGCAACTCGATCTGA